One genomic region from Amia ocellicauda isolate fAmiCal2 chromosome 4, fAmiCal2.hap1, whole genome shotgun sequence encodes:
- the calca gene encoding calcitonin/calcitonin-related polypeptide, alpha isoform X3, with product MVMLKISAFLVAYALVICQMYSSQAAPARPGLESMTDHVTLSDYEARRLLNALVKEFVQMTAEELEQQVNDGNSVTAQKRACNTATCVTHRLADFLSRSGGIGNSNFVPTNVGSKAFGRRRRNIQL from the exons ATGGTTATGTTGAAGATCTCTGCTTTCCTTGTCGCATACGCCTTGGTCATATGTCAGATGTACAGCTCGCAAGCAGCTCCAGCCAG ACCTGGGTTAGAGTCAATGACAGATCATGTCACTCTCAGCGACTATGAAGCCCGGAGGTTACTCAATGCTTTAGTAAAAGAGTTTGTGCAAATGACAGCAGAAGAACTGGAGCAACAAGTGAATGATGGAAATAG CGTTACAGCACAGAAACGAGCCTGCAACACAGCTACATGTGTCACTCACCGCCTGGCAGATTTCTTAAGCAGATCAGGAGGCATTGGCAACAGCAACTTCGTACCAACCAACGTGGGCTCCAAGGCGTTTGGAAGACGAAGGAGAAACATTCAGCTGTAA
- the cyp2r1 gene encoding vitamin D 25-hydroxylase: protein MMPSGLAAVLPLSPHQVCAALGSSVITFVSFLLIRQLVKQRRPRGFPPGPTPLPLIGNILSLASEPHVYMKKQSETYGQIFSLDLGGISTVILNGYDAIKECLLHQSEVFADRPSLPLFIKMTKMGGLLNCKYGRGWIEHRKLAVNSLRYFGYGQKTFENKISEECMVFVDAIDKHKGKPFNPKHLVTNAVSNITNLIIFGERFTYDDTEFQQMIEIFSENIELAASGWAFLYNAFPWIRILPFGKHQKLFRNAAEVYDFLLRIIERFSQNRVSQSPRHYIDVYFDEMEQNASDTAASYSKENLIFSVGELIIAGTETTTNAIRWAMLYMALYPNIQDKVQKEIDSVVGNNKPPSLEDKPRMPYTEAVLHEVLRLCNIAPLGIFRATSEDAVVRGYSIPRGTTVITNLYSVHFDEKYWSSPEQFSPERFLDCHGHFMKREAFVPFSLGRRHCLGEQLAKMEMFLFFTTLLQRFYLQFPQGSVPNLTPKLGMTLQPHPYLICALRRWK, encoded by the exons ATGATGCCCAGCGGGTTGGCAGCTGTCCTGCCACTGTCACCCCACCAGGTTTGCGCCGCTTTAGGCAGTTCGGTCATTACTTTTGTCTCTTTCCTGCTGATCCGGCAACTTGTGAAGCAGAGGAGACCCAGAGGTTTCCCCCCGGGGCCGACGCCGCTGCCTCTCATTGGGAATATCCTGTCTCTGGCCTCGGAGCCGCATGTCTACATGAAGAAACAAAGTGAAACCTACGGACAG atttttagtCTTGATCTGGGTGGCATATCAACAGTTATACTTAATGGTTATGATGCCATTAAAGAGTGTCTTTTACACCAGAGTGAAGTTTTTGCTGATAGGCCCTCACTGCCCTTATTTATAAAGATGACAAAAATGGGAG GTCTTCTTAATTGTAAATATGGTCGGGGTTGGATTGAACATCGCAAGCTGGCCGTCAACAGTCTACGATACTTCGGCTACGGCCAAAAGACTTTTGAGAACAAAATCTCTGAAGAGTGTATGGTTTTTGTCGATGCTATCGACAAACACAAAGGAAAGCCTTTCAACCCGAAGCACCTGGTGACCAATGCAGTGTCCAACATAACCAACCTCATCATCTTTGGAGAACGCTTCACGTACGATGACACAGAGTTTCAGCAGATGATTGAAATATTTAGTGAGAACATAGAACTGGCAGCTAGCGGCTGGGCCTTTCTCTACAATGCGTTTCCTTGGATCAGGATTCTCCCCTTCGGAAAGCATCAGAAGTTGTTCCGCAACGCTGCCGAGGTGTATGACTTTCTGCTGCGGATAATCGAGCGCTTCTCTCAGAACAGAGTGAGTCAGTCACCGCGACACTACATCGACGTCTATTTTGATGAGATGGAGCAGAACGCGAGCGATACGGCGGCCTCATACTCAAAGGAAAATTTAATATTCTCAGTGGGTGAACTCATTATTGCCGGAACAGAAACGACAACGAACGCAATACGCTGGGCGATGCTCTACATGGCTCTTTACCCAAACATCCAAG ATAAGGTGCAGAAAGAAATAGACAGTGTTGTTGGCAACAACAAGCCTCCTTCTTTGGAAGACAAGCCCAGGATGCCGTATACTGAAGCCGTGCTGCACGAGGTCTTGCGCCTCTGTAACATCGCTCCTCTGGGCATCTTCCGCGCCACTTCTGAAGATGCTGTGGTTAGAGGATACTCCATTCCTCGGGGGACCACTGTGATAACCAATCTGTACTCTGTTCACTTTGATGAAAAATACTGGAGCAGTCCCGAGCAGTTCAGTCCGGAGAGATTCTTGGACTGTCATGGACACTTCATGAAGAGAGAGGCATTTGTACCATTTTCATTAG GAAGAAGGCACTGTCTCGGGGAACAACTTGCTAAGATGGAGATGTTCCTTTTCTTCACAACATTGCTTCAAAGGTTTTACCTTCAGTTTCCACAAGGATCTGTGCCCAACCTCACACCTAAACTGGGCATGACATTACAGCCTCACCCGTATCTCATCTGTGCCCTCAGAAGgtggaaataa
- the calca gene encoding calcitonin/calcitonin-related polypeptide, alpha isoform X2, producing MVMLKISAFLVAYALVICQMYSSQAAPARPGLESMTDHVTLSDYEARRLLNALVKEFVQMTAEELEQQVNDGNSSVTAQKRACNTATCVTHRLADFLSRSGGIGNSNFVPTNVGSKAFGRRRRNIQL from the exons ATGGTTATGTTGAAGATCTCTGCTTTCCTTGTCGCATACGCCTTGGTCATATGTCAGATGTACAGCTCGCAAGCAGCTCCAGCCAG ACCTGGGTTAGAGTCAATGACAGATCATGTCACTCTCAGCGACTATGAAGCCCGGAGGTTACTCAATGCTTTAGTAAAAGAGTTTGTGCAAATGACAGCAGAAGAACTGGAGCAACAAGTGAATGATGGAAATAG CAGCGTTACAGCACAGAAACGAGCCTGCAACACAGCTACATGTGTCACTCACCGCCTGGCAGATTTCTTAAGCAGATCAGGAGGCATTGGCAACAGCAACTTCGTACCAACCAACGTGGGCTCCAAGGCGTTTGGAAGACGAAGGAGAAACATTCAGCTGTAA
- the calca gene encoding calcitonin/calcitonin-related polypeptide, alpha isoform X1, giving the protein MVMLKISAFLVAYALVICQMYSSQAAPARPGLESMTDHVTLSDYEARRLLNALVKEFVQMTAEELEQQVNDGNSLDRPISKRCSNLSTCVLGKLSQELHKLQTFPRTDVGAGTPGKKRSIANGLESERYANYGETFESI; this is encoded by the exons ATGGTTATGTTGAAGATCTCTGCTTTCCTTGTCGCATACGCCTTGGTCATATGTCAGATGTACAGCTCGCAAGCAGCTCCAGCCAG ACCTGGGTTAGAGTCAATGACAGATCATGTCACTCTCAGCGACTATGAAGCCCGGAGGTTACTCAATGCTTTAGTAAAAGAGTTTGTGCAAATGACAGCAGAAGAACTGGAGCAACAAGTGAATGATGGAAATAG CCTGGATAGACCTATTTCCAAGCGCTGCTCCAATCTGAGTACTTGTGTCCTTGGCAAACTATCGCAGGAATTGCACAAATTGCAAACTTTCCCCCGCACTGATGTTGGAGCAGGCACACCGGGCAAGAAGAGAAGCATTGCGAATGGGCTGGAAAGTGAACGCTATGCAAACTATGGAGAAACTTTTGAAAGCATCTAA